The stretch of DNA CCAAACTGGGCGAAGTCGTCAGTCTCTGCACAATCGACTACCTCGACGGCAATCCGCAGCAGGGCCGTCTTGTGCCGCGATTGGCCGGTTTTCTCAGCGAAACCGAGTTGGAATTCTTTGAAATGATCTGCTCGGTCGATGGCATGGGTGTCAAAAAGACGTTGCGTGCGATGGTTCGTCCAGTTCGTGAAATTGCCGAAGCCATCGAAGAACAGAGCATTAAGGAACTGACACTCCTCCCCGGCGTCGGCCCCGCCATGGCCGAACGGATTGTGGCCAAGCTTCGCCGCAAAATGACCAAGTTCGCCCTGATGGTCGCGCGCGAAGTTCCGCGTGAAGCCGATGTGGACCGCAACGTCCTCACAGAAGCTTATGAAGCCCTGATGGCCTTAGGTCACTCCTCGATCGAGGCCCGCGACAAAATCGACCAGGTCGCCAGCCAAAAGAAAAAATTCAAAGACGTCCAGGACGTCCTGACAGAAATCTACCTCCAAAGCCGCCCCTAAGCTTCTGCCCTTGCGGAACTCTTCCGACTTCCAACTCACACCTTCCGCACCAGCACGATCACATCCGCATCGATGCATTCGCCGCGTCCTACAGGCCCTACCTTCTCGCCCGTTTTGGCCTTCACGCTCACCTGGTCAGTCTCCACTGACAGGAGTTCCGCCATGCGGGCGGCGATGGCTGATTTATAGGCCGAGAGTTTGGGCCGCTCGGCATGGATGGTCGCATCGACATTGCACACTTCCCATCCGCGCTCGCGCACCGCTGCGATGGCCGCCACCACAAACCGGTCTGAAGAGACTCCCTTCCACTGCTCATCGGTATTGGGAAACCACTCACCGATATCTCCCAGTGCCAACGACCCGAGCAAAGCGTCGGTCAGGGCATGCAGCAGCACATCCGCATCGCTGTGACCATCCAGCCCCAGTTCAAACGGGATCGACACACCACCGAGCCACAAGGGCTTCCCGGCGACCAGACGATGCCGGTCATGCCCCATGCCAATCCGTTGCATACCGACATCCCTCTCCAGAGAACAATCGCAACCCATTACCATTTAACACGTTGTGCATCACCGACAGCACCTCTTCGCGCACTTGGTACTCTCGACTATAGTACGCCAAATCGTGAAGGTTTCCCACTCCTGGCATGGATGCTGTTTGTGGTCTCCCGCCCCGGCCATACCCGTTATCTCTGGATCTTGCTGGCTGGCTTATGCCTCCTGCAGACGGGGTGCGTCAGCCGCCGACTGTTGGTGCAGTCCAATCCCCCAGGAGCCCTCGTCCTCCTCGAAGGCGAAGAAGTCGGCTACACCCCCGTGGCTGTCGATTTCACATATTATGGCACGCGCGAAGTCACGCTCATCAAGGATGGTTACGAGACTCTCAAAGTCATGCAGCCTGTTCCCGCACCGTGGTACCAGTGGCCCGGTATCGATTTCTTTTCCGATAACCTGCTCCCCCACCGCGTGACAGATCGCCGCAGGCTGAGCTACAGCATGCAACCCAAACAGATCCCGCCCAGCGAAGATCTGCTGCAAAGGGCTGACCAGCTCCGTAACGAATCTCGCCTGGGTCCCTGAAATCCATACCTTTCACCAGTCCCGCTGGCTGAGATGACAAAACCACAAGGCTGTTCCGATCCACCCAGATCTCTCGCTGATCTACTGGAACCGACGAGGGATCACCGGCTGCCGCTCGCACTTTCCCACCCTGTCCCTTACTTTAGATGATGGCAGAGTGATTCACTCTGGGCTTCATTACGCGC from Planctopirus ephydatiae encodes:
- a CDS encoding PEGA domain-containing protein — encoded protein: MPHANPLHTDIPLQRTIATHYHLTRCASPTAPLRALGTLDYSTPNREGFPLLAWMLFVVSRPGHTRYLWILLAGLCLLQTGCVSRRLLVQSNPPGALVLLEGEEVGYTPVAVDFTYYGTREVTLIKDGYETLKVMQPVPAPWYQWPGIDFFSDNLLPHRVTDRRRLSYSMQPKQIPPSEDLLQRADQLRNESRLGP
- the ruvA gene encoding Holliday junction branch migration protein RuvA, which translates into the protein MITRITGKLVRLSEDIVRLEIGAFEYEVLVPEFVRRQLQPKLGEVVSLCTIDYLDGNPQQGRLVPRLAGFLSETELEFFEMICSVDGMGVKKTLRAMVRPVREIAEAIEEQSIKELTLLPGVGPAMAERIVAKLRRKMTKFALMVAREVPREADVDRNVLTEAYEALMALGHSSIEARDKIDQVASQKKKFKDVQDVLTEIYLQSRP
- the ispF gene encoding 2-C-methyl-D-erythritol 2,4-cyclodiphosphate synthase, producing the protein MQRIGMGHDRHRLVAGKPLWLGGVSIPFELGLDGHSDADVLLHALTDALLGSLALGDIGEWFPNTDEQWKGVSSDRFVVAAIAAVRERGWEVCNVDATIHAERPKLSAYKSAIAARMAELLSVETDQVSVKAKTGEKVGPVGRGECIDADVIVLVRKV